In Blastococcus saxobsidens DD2, the genomic stretch GACCGCAAGGCGCTGGCCGACCGGGCCCGTCCGCTGCTGCACCTGCACCTGACCGACCGGGCGGCCGGCGTCGGCCAGCTGCTCTCCACCCTGGGCTGACCACCGGACGCCACGCCGGAGGACCGCCCCCTCGATCCGCGCCTGCTCCACCCGCCGTCCGTTCCCCCGGGGACGGACGGCGGGCCCCCCGACGACGAGGACGGACGATGACTCTTTCCCCGCTACGCGGCCCGCGATGATTCCCAACCCGCTGCGCGATCCGCGGGACCGGCGGCTGCCCCGGGTGCCCCAGCCGTGCGCCCTGGTGGTCTTCGGCATCACCGGGGACCTTGCGCGCAAGAAGCTCCTGCCGGCCGTCTACGACCTCGCCAACCGCGGCCTGCTGCCCACCAACTTCGCGCTGCTCGGCCTCGCCCGCCGGGACTGGGGCGACACGGAGTTCGCCGAGCTGGCCCGTGAGGCCGCTCGGAAGAATGCCCGGACACCGTGGCGGGAGGAGGTCTGGGACCGGCTCGCCGCCAGCGTGCACTTCGTGCCGGGCTCGTTCGACGACGACAACGCCTTCGACGAGCTCGCCGGAGCGCTGCAGGAGCTGGAGGGCAGCCACGGCATCGGCGGGAACGCGGCGTTCTACCTGTCCATCCCGCCGGCGATGTTCCCCGTCGTCCTCAAGCAGATGCAGCGCACCGGGATGGCCGAGAGCACGCCGGGCCGCTGGCGGCGGGTCGTCGTCGAGAAGCCGTTCGGCGAGGACCTGGCCTCCAGCCGAGAGCTGAATGCGCTGGTCGACTCGGTGTTCTCCGCGGAGGACGTCTTCCGGATCGACCACTACCTGGGCAAGGAGACCGTCCAGAACCTGCTGGCGCTGCGCTTCGCCAACACCCTGTTCGAGCCCATCTGGAACGGGCACAACGTCGACTCGGTCCAGATCACCATGGCCGAGGACGTCGGCATCGGCGGCCGGGCCGGCTTCTACGAGAAGACCGGCGCGGCCCGGGACGTGCTGCAGAACCACCTGCTGCAGCTGCTGGCGCTGACCGCCATGGAGGAGCCGGTGGAGTTCTCCGCCGAGGAGATCCGCACCGAGAAGCTCAAGGTGCTGCGCGCCGTGTCGCTGCCCGGGGACCTGGGGACGTTCGCCGTGCGCGGCCAGTACGAGCCGGGCTGGCTGGCCGGCGAGCGGGTCCAGGGCTACCGGGAGGAAGACGGCGTCGACGCGGAGTCGACGACCGAGACCTACGCCGCCGTCCGGCTGGGCGTGGAGACCCGCCGCTGGGCCGGGGTGCCGTTCTACCTGCGCACCGGCAAGCGACTGCCCCGCCGGGTCACCGAGATCGCCCTGGTGTTCAAGCGCGCCCCGCACCTGCCGTTCGCCGACACCGACACCGAGGAGCTCGGCAACAACCAGCTGGTCGTGCGCGTGCAGCCCGACGAAGGGGTCACCCTCAAGTTCGGGTCCAAGGTACCGGGCAGCGTCATGGAGGTCCGGGACGTCTCCATGGACTTCCTCTACGGCGAGCAGTTCACCGAGTCCAGCCCGGAGGCCTACGAACGGCTGCTGCTCGACGTCCTCCTCGGCGACGCGACCCTCTTCCCGCGCAATGCCGAGGTCGAGGCCTCCTGGGCCGTGATCGACCCGCTGGAGGAGTTCTGGTCGGGCACGGCGCCGCACCCGTACCGCGCCGGCGAATGGGGCCCGCGAGCCGCCGAGGAGATGCTCGCCGCCGAAGGCCGCCGTTGGCGGCGGCCGTGAGCCCCGTGCCCCCAAGGGGCAGAAGAGGCTGTTTCTGCCCACCCGTGCGCTGCCGTCGATCGGAGGAGACACCGTGACGACGTTGTGGGACACGACTGGATCGGCGGTCGTCAAGGAACTGGCCGCCCAGCGCCGCACCGGAGGGGCGGTGCTCTCCGGGGTGGCGCTCACCCTCGTCGTCGTCGCCGACGAGAGCCGGGTGGCCGAAGCCGAGGAGGCGGCGACCCACGCCGCCGAGATGCACCCCTGCCGGGTGCTCGTCGTGGTCCGGCGGCAGATCGACGCGCCGGGCCCGCGGCTGGACGCCGAGGTGGTCATCGGCGGCCGTCTCGGACCGGGCGAGGCGGTGGTGATGCGCATGTACGGGCGGCTCGCCCTGCACGCCGAGTCGGTGGTGCTGCCGCTGCTGGCCGCCGACGCCCCCGTCGTCACCTGGTGGCACGGGGCTCCCCCCGAGAGGATGGCCACCGATGCGCTGTCCGTCTTCGCCCACCGCCGGATCACCGACAGCTCGCTGGCCGAGGACCCGCTGACCGCGCTCCGGCTGCGGGCCGAGGACTACGCCCCCGGCGACACCGACCTCGCCTGGACCCGCACCACCGCGTGGCGGACGGCCCTGGCCTCGACCCTGGACTCGGTGTCGGGACGCCGCGGGGACTCCGTACGGGCGCTCGGTGGATCCATCCAGGGCGATCCGGGCAACGCCACGGCCCGCCTGCTGGCCGGATGGGTGTCCTCCCGCAGCAGCTGCCCGGTCGACATCACCGAGGATTCGCGCCGCTCGGGGCCCAGCGGGGTCACGGCGGTGGCGCTGGACCTGGACCACGACGAACGGGTCGAGATCCGCGCCGACCACCGCGGCGGAGCCGTCATCTCGCAGCCGCACCGGCCGGACTCCACGGTCGCGCTGCCCGAGCGCGTGCTCGGCGATCTGCTCAGCGAGGAACTGCGCCGGCTCGATCCCGACGAGCCCTACAGCGAGGCCCTGGAGGCCACGACAGCGGTCCGCGGACTCGCCGATCGCCCGCGGGTCCGGGAACACGTCTGGTTCGACCCCGCCGCCCGCCAGGACACCGACCATCCCACCGCACCCGAAGGAGCCACCCCGTGAGCCACTCCCCCGGCGACCAGGTGTCGGCCGAACTCGCCCAAGGTGAGCGGCCCGTCCCCGACATCGTCATCGAGCCCGACGGTGACCGGCTCGCCCGGGCGGTGGCCGAGGCGCTGGTCGCCCGGCTCGCGGCTGCGCAGGCGGTGCACGGTACCGCGTCGCTCGTGGTGACCGGCGGTGGGATCGGGATCGCCGTCCTGGAGCGGGTCGCCGGCCTGGCCGCCGAACCGGTGCGCGAGACGGTCGACTGGACGGCCGTGGACGTCTGGTGGGGCGATGAGCGATTCGTGCCCGGGGGCGACGCCGAGCGCAACGAGAAGCAGGCCCGTACCGCGCTGCTGGACGTGGTCGGTGTGCCGGCGGCCCGCGTGCACGCCATGCCGCCGTCGGACGGGGAGTTCGACGGCCCGGACGAGGCGGCTGCCTGGTACGCCGAGCAGCTCGCCGCCGCGGCGACAGAGGGCGAGAGCCTGCCCCGGTTCGACGTGCTCCTCCTCGGCATGGGCCCGGAGGGTCACACCGCCTCGATCTTCCCCGACTCCCCCGCCGTGCGGGACGACCGGCCGGTGTTCGCCGTCCGCGACTGCCCGAAGCCGCCACCCACCCGGGTCAGCCTCGGATTCAGTGCGATCAACCGCGCCGAGGAGGTCTGGATGGTGGTGACCGGCGAGGGCAAGGCTCCCGCCGTCGCCGCCGCACTGGGCGGTGCGGCACGGGAGGAGCTGCCGGCCGCCGGCGTGCACGGCCGGCGGGCCACCCGGTGGCTGCTGGACGCAGCCGCCGCCGCCCACCTGCCCCGCAGCGGGGCCTGATCCTCAGCCGCCGCGGCGGACCCGGAGCCGGTCGAGCGCCTCCTGGAGCAGGGCATCGCCGTCGGCGTCGCTGCGCCGCTCGCGCACGTAGGCGAGGTGCGTCTTGTACGGCTCGATCCGCGGCACCGGCGGCGGAGCCGTTTGGTCCTGCCCGGCCGGTAGCCCGCAGCGGGGGCAGTCCCAGAACTCGGGGACGTCGGCCTCGCGGGCGAGGATCACCCGCGTCTCGTGCCCGTTCGCGCACCAGAACGGGATGCGCCGCCGGGGCGCGGACTCCCCGCGCTCGACCTCGCCCATCGGCCCCGCGCCGACCCGGCTACCCCGGATCGCGTTCCCACCAGCCACGTCTGCCCCCTGATCGTCGGTCCGGGTGCGGCGGCGCTGACCACCGTGCGGGCAGTCTAGGGCCTGACGGGCCACTCCCCGGTCACGATTGCGCGCCGATCGTGACGCCGATCACGGGCGGGGGTCAGGTCAGGCCTGGATTTTGATCAGGATGCCCAGACCCACGATGCACACCGTCCAGATCAGCGCGGTGAACACGGTCAGCCGGTTGAGGTTCTTCTCCACCACCGACGACCCGGACAGCGAGGAGGAGGCTGCACCACCGAACATCGACGACAGCCCGCCACCCTTGCCGCGGTGCAGCAGGATCAGCACGATGAGGAGCAGGCTGCTCAGGACCAGCAGCACATTGAGGACCAGCTCCATTGACCTCTCCGGAAGGCTCGACGACCGGCGACGGACGCCAGCTCTCGCATCGAGCCTAGCCGACGGGCGGCCGGCAACCGGTCAGCGGACCCCGGCAGTCGCCACGTCGTAGCCGTCGTAGGGCCGCATGACCAGGCCGTTGCGCAGTCGCTGACCGGAGATCAGCTGGATCCGGGTCTCGGCCAGGGGGATGTACGCCGCGCGCGCCCGGGCGGCCTCGGCGACCTCCGCCCACTGGGCCTCCCCCGCCTTCGCCCGGTCGACGAGCGCGTTGATCTCGGGGTCGTCCAGCCGCGCGTAGTTGGGGTTGCCGACGTTCGCGATGCTGCGACCGTCGACGAGCGGCACGAGGAAGGACGCGGGAGTCGGCAGGTCGGGGGTGCGCGTGGCAAGCACCAGCCCGTAACCGCTGCTCGCGACGTTGGCCGGGTTGCCCACCTCGGTGGCGTAGAACGTCGCCGGGTCGAGCGGGCGCACCTCGGCGTCGATCCCTACCGCACCGAGCTGCACGGCGATCTCCTCGGCGACGTCGACGCTGCTGGCGACGTCCGGCACGGCCAGCACGGTGGCGAACCCCTCGGGCCGGCCGCACCTCTCCAGCGCAGCGCCGGCCGCGTCCGGGTCCGGCTCGGCCTCGGTGTCCTCCGGACCACCCTCCATCGCGCGGGGCCACAACTGGGTGGTCCGTACCGCGTCGACCGCCCCGCCCAGCACCGTCTGCACGCCGCGCCGGTCGATCGCCGCGGCGACGGCCGCCCGGCAGTCCGGGTTGTCCATGGGGGCCACGTCGGTCGGCAGGGCCAGCACCCGGACCGCCCCGGTCGTCACGTCGTCGACCCGGACCAGCAGGTCCTCGTCAGCGTCCTCAGCGGTCAACCGGGCCGTCGTCGCGGGCTGCACCCCGGCCCCCGAGATGTCGATGTCCGCGGAACCGGCCAGCAGCGCCTGGTCACGCGCCAGGCCGGACAGTCCGGTCCGGACGACCACGCTGTCGGGCAGTGCGGTCCGGACCTCGTCGGTCGCCGGGTCCCACTGCGGG encodes the following:
- the zwf gene encoding glucose-6-phosphate dehydrogenase, producing the protein MIPNPLRDPRDRRLPRVPQPCALVVFGITGDLARKKLLPAVYDLANRGLLPTNFALLGLARRDWGDTEFAELAREAARKNARTPWREEVWDRLAASVHFVPGSFDDDNAFDELAGALQELEGSHGIGGNAAFYLSIPPAMFPVVLKQMQRTGMAESTPGRWRRVVVEKPFGEDLASSRELNALVDSVFSAEDVFRIDHYLGKETVQNLLALRFANTLFEPIWNGHNVDSVQITMAEDVGIGGRAGFYEKTGAARDVLQNHLLQLLALTAMEEPVEFSAEEIRTEKLKVLRAVSLPGDLGTFAVRGQYEPGWLAGERVQGYREEDGVDAESTTETYAAVRLGVETRRWAGVPFYLRTGKRLPRRVTEIALVFKRAPHLPFADTDTEELGNNQLVVRVQPDEGVTLKFGSKVPGSVMEVRDVSMDFLYGEQFTESSPEAYERLLLDVLLGDATLFPRNAEVEASWAVIDPLEEFWSGTAPHPYRAGEWGPRAAEEMLAAEGRRWRRP
- a CDS encoding glucose-6-phosphate dehydrogenase assembly protein OpcA, with the translated sequence MTTLWDTTGSAVVKELAAQRRTGGAVLSGVALTLVVVADESRVAEAEEAATHAAEMHPCRVLVVVRRQIDAPGPRLDAEVVIGGRLGPGEAVVMRMYGRLALHAESVVLPLLAADAPVVTWWHGAPPERMATDALSVFAHRRITDSSLAEDPLTALRLRAEDYAPGDTDLAWTRTTAWRTALASTLDSVSGRRGDSVRALGGSIQGDPGNATARLLAGWVSSRSSCPVDITEDSRRSGPSGVTAVALDLDHDERVEIRADHRGGAVISQPHRPDSTVALPERVLGDLLSEELRRLDPDEPYSEALEATTAVRGLADRPRVREHVWFDPAARQDTDHPTAPEGATP
- the pgl gene encoding 6-phosphogluconolactonase; this translates as MSHSPGDQVSAELAQGERPVPDIVIEPDGDRLARAVAEALVARLAAAQAVHGTASLVVTGGGIGIAVLERVAGLAAEPVRETVDWTAVDVWWGDERFVPGGDAERNEKQARTALLDVVGVPAARVHAMPPSDGEFDGPDEAAAWYAEQLAAAATEGESLPRFDVLLLGMGPEGHTASIFPDSPAVRDDRPVFAVRDCPKPPPTRVSLGFSAINRAEEVWMVVTGEGKAPAVAAALGGAAREELPAAGVHGRRATRWLLDAAAAAHLPRSGA
- a CDS encoding RNA polymerase-binding protein RbpA, with protein sequence MAGGNAIRGSRVGAGPMGEVERGESAPRRRIPFWCANGHETRVILAREADVPEFWDCPRCGLPAGQDQTAPPPVPRIEPYKTHLAYVRERRSDADGDALLQEALDRLRVRRGG
- the secG gene encoding preprotein translocase subunit SecG is translated as MELVLNVLLVLSSLLLIVLILLHRGKGGGLSSMFGGAASSSLSGSSVVEKNLNRLTVFTALIWTVCIVGLGILIKIQA
- a CDS encoding ABC transporter substrate-binding protein, yielding MVQQTLERLADRLPAWLRDRPSRRLLGSAAVVVSVLVVAVSCLGGGGGRADLPVLGDGPDAGVEGVRSPSDEPGGTLRVVAPAIDSLDPQRSYLPGVWNLMRLYTRTLVTFASEPGATAELVPDLATDLGTVSEDGLSWTYTLKEGVRFENGRPITSQDVKYGIQRSFASDVIVGGPTYVVDLLDDPANPYPGPYSTEEDDPDLNAIETPDDRTIIFRLRAPQPNFPYVLALPSSSPVPAEADTGAEYGRAPVSSGPYAISSVDPETGILLERNPQWDPATDEVRTALPDSVVVRTGLSGLARDQALLAGSADIDISGAGVQPATTARLTAEDADEDLLVRVDDVTTGAVRVLALPTDVAPMDNPDCRAAVAAAIDRRGVQTVLGGAVDAVRTTQLWPRAMEGGPEDTEAEPDPDAAGAALERCGRPEGFATVLAVPDVASSVDVAEEIAVQLGAVGIDAEVRPLDPATFYATEVGNPANVASSGYGLVLATRTPDLPTPASFLVPLVDGRSIANVGNPNYARLDDPEINALVDRAKAGEAQWAEVAEAARARAAYIPLAETRIQLISGQRLRNGLVMRPYDGYDVATAGVR